A window of the Teredinibacter franksiae genome harbors these coding sequences:
- a CDS encoding ABC transporter permease translates to MNDCLPALKLLIRNPLGPLLMVAQIGLTISILSALYFGISNISQLIFEDSGIEEAYLGRLQVNFSISPEARESRIKQDLRVLSQYQGVAGVAVINRIPLDKWQWVNPIHNNLDSDVRKNSWSHVALSDHNVMAVLGVSILEGRGFDEHEIKYVPRTEAKFGQKIVITESLAEYFFTDTDALGKHIYWQDEAFEVIGVSSNIRGTHNAIVNGDHAVFVPVILTDDTVDYVIRTEQPAEIELIKEMQMLLRDSDRDRIVGSEAILPELKSDVRKPAHFVLKIMATIYGLLVGVCGFGVIGLTSYRVANNRLHIAIRRALGASRWQICRFIMMENVLLFAGAMLIGLLLGPAILTLITQGGGSIPLPWNTLAISGGIMLVTMLAAAAYPAYQATKVSPASVSGSLAIKR, encoded by the coding sequence ATGAATGATTGTTTGCCGGCACTAAAATTACTCATTCGAAACCCGCTAGGGCCACTGCTAATGGTTGCTCAAATTGGCTTAACGATTAGCATACTATCGGCGCTTTACTTTGGTATCTCCAATATTAGTCAACTTATTTTTGAGGACAGCGGAATAGAGGAGGCGTATCTGGGCCGCTTGCAAGTGAATTTTTCAATATCACCAGAGGCACGGGAGAGCCGTATAAAGCAGGATTTACGCGTTTTGTCGCAGTACCAGGGTGTTGCTGGTGTTGCAGTAATAAACCGAATTCCGCTGGATAAATGGCAGTGGGTCAACCCCATACACAATAATTTGGATAGTGATGTTAGAAAAAATAGTTGGAGTCATGTGGCGTTATCCGACCATAACGTTATGGCGGTGCTGGGTGTCTCCATACTGGAGGGCCGAGGTTTTGACGAGCACGAAATTAAGTATGTACCCAGAACTGAGGCCAAGTTTGGGCAAAAAATTGTGATTACTGAAAGCCTAGCAGAATACTTTTTTACGGATACCGATGCATTAGGCAAACATATTTATTGGCAAGACGAAGCGTTTGAGGTCATTGGTGTAAGTAGCAATATTCGTGGAACCCATAATGCTATCGTCAATGGTGACCATGCCGTGTTCGTACCTGTCATCTTAACCGACGATACTGTGGACTATGTGATACGAACAGAACAACCGGCAGAGATAGAGTTAATAAAAGAAATGCAGATGCTTCTTCGCGATAGCGATCGCGATAGAATTGTAGGTTCAGAAGCGATACTGCCAGAGCTTAAAAGTGATGTCCGCAAACCGGCGCACTTTGTGCTGAAGATAATGGCAACGATATACGGTTTACTCGTGGGAGTTTGTGGCTTTGGGGTGATAGGCTTAACCTCCTACCGGGTGGCCAATAACCGTCTGCATATTGCAATACGACGCGCGCTAGGTGCAAGTCGCTGGCAAATCTGCCGGTTTATCATGATGGAAAATGTGCTTCTATTTGCGGGCGCCATGCTTATTGGTTTACTGCTGGGTCCGGCCATACTCACGCTAATCACCCAAGGCGGCGGCAGTATTCCTCTACCTTGGAACACACTGGCTATCAGCGGTGGGATAATGTTAGTCACCATGTTGGCAGCGGCAGCCTACCCGGCCTATCAGGCCACTAAGGTGTCACCGGCTTCCGTTTCTGGCAGTTTAGCAATTAAAAGGTAA
- a CDS encoding ABC transporter permease produces the protein MWRYYLFLGWRSLWKTPVMTLLMMLALGFGMSFTLVLLTLEQAGSKNPMEHKIDRIFSVQTDNWSENPAEIFFQSRNFMPTAINFRDTKFILNSGIPTRTTMLSASGAILENPDNDDVLPAMHSGYLVTRDFFSMFDVPFKHGGAWEEQGQYNGIHKIILGDWANQIFFNGKNSVGKILLVDGTPYTVTGLIEDNWYMAPRIYDPTNTPMGTSPGFFFPLEDIALHDYHRWGGFYTWKHNQILKSHEDFLNSETLWVRPWVEFDSSEQKEDFENYLKGYIESEQENGRYLRTNKIALSNSSEWMKIVAGFQGLAEVALTGLILLICTTNSIALLMAKFLRTTADAAVRRALGASKSSVFIQHLFEALLIALGGGLFALILAYYWFEVLKRMMSGYDYYYFADFAHLNLFSLLLIFTLVLISTLLSGAIPAWRVSRAQPGRYLNAE, from the coding sequence ATGTGGCGATATTATCTGTTTTTAGGTTGGCGCAGTCTCTGGAAAACCCCTGTAATGACATTACTGATGATGTTGGCGTTGGGTTTTGGTATGTCGTTTACGCTGGTGCTGCTCACCTTGGAGCAGGCGGGAAGCAAAAATCCCATGGAGCATAAAATAGACAGAATTTTTTCAGTGCAAACCGACAACTGGTCGGAAAATCCTGCAGAAATATTTTTCCAAAGTCGAAATTTTATGCCCACGGCGATCAATTTTCGCGATACAAAATTTATTCTAAATTCGGGTATTCCTACCCGAACCACAATGCTTAGTGCCTCCGGTGCAATACTGGAAAATCCAGATAATGATGATGTGCTTCCCGCAATGCACAGTGGCTATTTGGTTACTCGCGATTTTTTCTCCATGTTCGACGTACCGTTTAAACACGGTGGAGCCTGGGAAGAGCAGGGGCAATATAACGGTATTCACAAAATAATATTAGGCGACTGGGCTAACCAAATATTTTTTAATGGAAAAAACAGTGTCGGGAAGATATTACTCGTAGACGGAACACCCTATACGGTAACGGGCCTAATTGAAGACAATTGGTATATGGCCCCCAGAATCTACGACCCTACTAACACCCCAATGGGTACATCACCGGGCTTTTTCTTTCCACTGGAGGATATAGCGCTGCATGATTATCATCGTTGGGGAGGTTTTTATACCTGGAAACATAACCAAATACTTAAAAGTCATGAAGATTTTCTTAACAGCGAAACCCTATGGGTACGACCTTGGGTGGAGTTCGATAGCTCTGAACAAAAAGAAGATTTTGAAAACTACCTAAAAGGCTATATTGAGTCGGAACAGGAAAACGGACGATATCTTCGCACGAATAAAATTGCACTGAGCAACTCTTCTGAATGGATGAAAATTGTCGCAGGGTTTCAAGGGTTAGCTGAGGTCGCTTTAACTGGTTTGATACTACTCATTTGTACCACCAACAGTATTGCGTTGCTAATGGCAAAATTTTTACGTACTACGGCTGATGCGGCTGTACGGCGTGCGCTGGGTGCAAGTAAATCGTCCGTATTTATCCAGCATTTATTTGAAGCGCTGCTAATTGCTTTGGGGGGAGGCCTGTTTGCACTAATACTTGCTTACTACTGGTTTGAGGTGCTTAAGCGGATGATGTCGGGCTATGACTACTATTATTTTGCAGATTTCGCCCACCTCAATCTGTTTTCATTGCTACTAATTTTTACCTTAGTACTTATCTCAACCTTGCTCAGTGGCGCTATACCTGCTTGGCGTGTTAGTCGCGCGCAACCGGGTCGTTACCTCAATGCAGAATAA
- a CDS encoding ABC transporter ATP-binding protein — MLEMTHLQKVFRSGLVETHALRDFNLQVNSGEFMAVTGPSGSGKTTFLNIAGLLDDFTKGTYKLDGEDVSHLSDSHRSKIRNHKLGFIFQSFNLIADLNVFDNVDVPLRYRGFSGKERKKRIDKMLEMVGLLGRKKHYPSQLSGGQQQRVAIARALAGDPCMILADEPTGNLDTLMAKQVMEVLEEINRQGTTVIMVTHDPDLARRANRHIQIVDGQVTDLQMYEPLKQVPAREKAV; from the coding sequence ATGTTGGAAATGACACATTTACAAAAAGTATTTCGTTCAGGCTTAGTGGAAACGCACGCGCTTCGGGATTTTAATCTTCAGGTGAACAGTGGCGAATTTATGGCTGTTACGGGCCCATCGGGTTCCGGTAAAACGACTTTTTTGAATATAGCGGGTTTGTTGGACGACTTTACAAAGGGGACCTATAAGTTAGACGGTGAGGATGTAAGTCACCTTAGTGATAGTCATCGTTCTAAAATCCGTAACCACAAGCTTGGGTTTATATTCCAAAGTTTTAACCTGATTGCAGATCTCAATGTTTTTGATAATGTGGATGTACCTTTACGCTACCGAGGTTTTTCAGGTAAGGAACGTAAAAAGCGCATCGATAAAATGCTGGAGATGGTAGGTCTACTGGGTAGAAAAAAACACTACCCCTCACAGTTATCGGGTGGTCAGCAACAAAGAGTAGCAATCGCTCGAGCGCTGGCGGGAGACCCTTGTATGATTCTCGCGGACGAGCCTACCGGCAACCTCGATACTTTAATGGCAAAACAGGTAATGGAGGTGTTGGAGGAAATTAATCGCCAAGGTACTACGGTCATTATGGTTACTCACGATCCAGATTTGGCCCGTCGTGCCAACCGTCATATTCAAATTGTGGATGGTCAGGTTACAGACCTGCAAATGTACGAACCTCTTAAACAGGTTCCTGCTCGAGAAAAGGCGGTGTAA
- a CDS encoding efflux RND transporter periplasmic adaptor subunit: MIALRLNFNNVIYPMIYQAIADTSGQDLLLKKSGVQPKTLGIMTLIGGLVAAMAWSFYYFYSTSEVDEIVAEGELHFATVERGDFLKDLLAQGRVITANSPTLFSPEQGFVQLKVKAGDRVMEGQLLVEVVSPGLEEHLAREQALLLKLNVEVERKKLEIKRRIFGLQKMEDMAKVNLEALEREKKRSDKLIENQIISQMNYEKIVDNRDRAALELRLAKKTNSIDQESLAFEQTMVEQDVTSQKLVVDSVQKRLDRLKIRSPVTGMVGSLQVKDQQAIGGYHPLITVVDLTHYEMEAPVPEDYADDLAPGMKVEIKLNKKIFWGELLAVSPEVIHSQVTTRVGFKAPYPENLRENQRLSVRIFIQEKADVLMVERGSFTDSFEGSVFVRVGDKAHRRKIKLGDRSYSSIEILDGLSVGEVIINSATGIRRKTNVVLIKD; the protein is encoded by the coding sequence TTGATTGCACTAAGGCTGAACTTCAATAATGTGATCTACCCAATGATTTACCAGGCCATAGCCGATACTTCCGGTCAAGATCTCCTTCTGAAAAAATCGGGGGTACAACCAAAAACGCTGGGAATAATGACGCTGATTGGTGGGTTGGTTGCGGCAATGGCCTGGTCTTTTTATTACTTCTATTCCACATCGGAGGTGGATGAAATTGTAGCGGAAGGTGAATTACATTTTGCGACAGTTGAACGCGGTGATTTTTTAAAAGATTTACTGGCTCAGGGCCGTGTAATAACGGCCAATAGCCCTACCCTGTTCAGCCCTGAGCAAGGCTTTGTCCAGCTGAAAGTAAAAGCCGGTGATAGGGTAATGGAGGGGCAATTATTGGTAGAAGTGGTGAGCCCTGGTTTAGAGGAGCATTTAGCGCGTGAACAAGCATTATTGCTAAAACTGAATGTTGAAGTAGAACGAAAAAAACTTGAGATAAAGCGGCGTATATTCGGTTTACAAAAAATGGAAGACATGGCAAAAGTAAACCTAGAAGCGCTGGAAAGAGAAAAAAAACGGTCCGACAAATTAATAGAAAATCAAATTATCAGCCAGATGAACTACGAAAAAATTGTCGATAATCGCGACCGTGCAGCTCTAGAATTACGGCTGGCGAAAAAAACGAATAGCATAGATCAGGAAAGCTTGGCGTTTGAACAGACTATGGTAGAGCAGGATGTCACCTCGCAAAAACTAGTGGTTGATAGCGTACAGAAGCGCTTGGATCGTTTAAAAATACGCTCGCCCGTTACCGGTATGGTGGGTAGCTTACAAGTGAAAGATCAGCAGGCGATCGGTGGTTATCACCCGCTAATTACGGTAGTGGATCTTACCCACTATGAAATGGAAGCGCCGGTACCGGAAGACTACGCAGATGATCTAGCGCCTGGTATGAAAGTGGAAATAAAACTCAACAAGAAAATATTCTGGGGCGAACTACTGGCCGTTTCTCCTGAAGTTATCCACAGTCAGGTTACCACCCGCGTAGGGTTTAAAGCCCCCTATCCCGAGAATTTGCGTGAAAATCAGCGATTAAGTGTACGCATTTTTATACAGGAAAAAGCGGATGTGCTAATGGTAGAAAGAGGTAGCTTTACCGATAGTTTTGAAGGAAGTGTATTCGTAAGGGTGGGTGACAAGGCTCACCGTCGGAAAATTAAACTCGGTGATCGTAGTTACTCTTCCATTGAAATTCTGGATGGGCTTAGTGTTGGGGAGGTGATTATCAATTCTGCTACCGGCATACGCCGAAAAACTAACGTTGTACTTATAAAGGACTAA
- a CDS encoding LytR/AlgR family response regulator transcription factor: protein MPIKTIIVDDESHARQALQHLLAEHECITTVAECEHGLAAVKAVHEFCPQVMFLDIHMPKLDGFDVLDLLGDEAPLTVFVTAHDEYAIQAFENNALDYLLKPVSKERLRLTIERICQRLNNGDTGDKPKQQMLIDHQQNQAPINRILIREKGDVFVVAVTDVIAIEAADDYVVIHTAHRKYIKQERLSNLEKMLDVRQFCRIHRSSIINLDYLSGIETEGKENRFALLKNGEQYSVSRSGYAKLVEVL, encoded by the coding sequence TTGCCTATTAAAACGATAATTGTTGACGATGAAAGCCATGCAAGACAAGCGCTACAACACCTGCTTGCGGAGCATGAATGCATTACCACGGTTGCCGAGTGCGAACATGGATTAGCTGCGGTTAAGGCCGTCCACGAATTTTGTCCGCAAGTGATGTTTCTCGACATTCACATGCCGAAATTAGATGGCTTTGATGTGCTCGACTTACTTGGCGATGAAGCACCGCTTACCGTTTTTGTTACAGCCCACGATGAATACGCTATTCAAGCATTTGAGAATAACGCCTTGGATTATCTTCTGAAGCCCGTTAGCAAAGAACGCTTGAGATTGACCATAGAAAGAATTTGTCAGCGTTTAAATAATGGAGATACCGGTGATAAGCCAAAGCAGCAAATGCTAATTGACCATCAACAAAATCAAGCACCCATAAACCGTATACTCATTCGTGAAAAAGGCGATGTTTTTGTAGTGGCTGTTACTGACGTAATAGCCATAGAAGCGGCAGACGATTACGTTGTTATACACACCGCCCACCGCAAATATATAAAGCAGGAACGCCTAAGTAACTTAGAAAAAATGCTGGATGTACGCCAGTTCTGTCGTATTCATCGCTCGTCAATCATCAATTTAGACTACCTAAGTGGAATCGAAACCGAGGGTAAAGAAAACCGATTTGCACTGCTAAAAAATGGGGAGCAATATTCGGTAAGCCGTTCGGGCTATGCCAAATTAGTGGAAGTCTTATAG
- a CDS encoding sensor histidine kinase produces MHPLFFSQRSFLAVLFFWFVISTFITLLIIELLKAESIQGLVEECFSFITPWYFILIFFCFSNIHLCQRLPINRTPIFFIVIFQSIAGVFTVGLWLILGYIWSAEAVHLGIQYGREIYQLTFITNGVLATILYAVWVLLHYTYLTANTSEADNSEILRKRLLISEIELKTLKETVHPHFMYNSLNMLANLSQVTPEKIHGLCVQIADFLRYSVNYSKSERVTVAEEVTHIKNYLSIEQERYGQRCIVDFNIADKANSTEVIPLILFPLVENAVKHGIDASLEKGYIKIAIQKNDVGLQIEVKNSTDPLGGNRKGTGVGLSSLKKRLAGYYGSNATMVVESDDHEFVVKLHLPNRIPSQLRKPTGV; encoded by the coding sequence ATGCACCCTCTATTCTTTTCCCAAAGAAGTTTCTTAGCCGTACTATTTTTTTGGTTTGTGATTTCTACCTTTATCACATTACTAATAATTGAACTGCTAAAAGCTGAATCGATACAGGGTTTGGTCGAAGAATGTTTTTCGTTTATAACCCCCTGGTATTTCATACTCATATTCTTTTGTTTTTCTAATATCCATCTTTGTCAGCGCTTACCGATTAATAGAACACCAATATTCTTTATCGTTATTTTTCAATCGATAGCCGGTGTTTTCACCGTAGGCCTTTGGTTAATATTGGGCTATATTTGGTCGGCAGAAGCTGTACACCTTGGCATACAATATGGACGTGAAATTTACCAACTCACCTTCATAACCAACGGTGTATTGGCTACTATTCTGTATGCTGTGTGGGTGTTATTACACTATACCTACCTCACAGCTAACACCAGTGAAGCGGATAACAGTGAAATACTGCGCAAGCGCCTTTTAATCAGTGAGATTGAATTAAAAACGCTTAAAGAAACGGTACACCCACATTTCATGTATAACAGCTTGAATATGTTGGCGAACCTGTCCCAGGTCACGCCAGAAAAAATTCACGGTTTGTGCGTACAAATAGCGGATTTTCTTCGATACAGTGTCAATTATTCAAAAAGTGAACGAGTAACGGTGGCCGAGGAAGTTACACACATAAAAAATTACTTGTCTATTGAGCAAGAACGCTATGGTCAGCGTTGTATCGTTGATTTTAATATTGCTGATAAGGCGAATTCTACCGAAGTTATTCCACTTATATTATTCCCGCTTGTTGAGAATGCGGTTAAGCATGGTATCGATGCCAGCTTGGAAAAGGGCTACATAAAAATTGCTATCCAAAAAAATGATGTAGGCTTACAGATAGAAGTAAAAAATTCAACCGACCCTCTGGGAGGTAATAGAAAAGGTACTGGTGTGGGGTTGTCGTCTCTTAAAAAACGTTTAGCCGGTTATTATGGTAGTAATGCGACGATGGTAGTAGAGTCTGATGACCATGAATTCGTTGTTAAGCTACATTTACCGAATCGCATTCCAAGCCAATTGCGAAAGCCTACGGGAGTATAG
- a CDS encoding LiaF transmembrane domain-containing protein, whose product MTKKLEDKLQKKPRTSKNLSTRTLIGMGFIVFAVMLFFNNIGFKLLGIFFSNWPFILIVVGAAMIVYQKQTPGAAKKPLPYFLIGVGVLFALTKYGIFNFSIGALIAPLILLAVGFHLLRPDHNKQCKNWFAKSDNFTFWKSEESSMEADMEMDNIPEENKIDVFTILGGGDYATRSQTLSKGSVITVLGGAEVDIREADCEGNTIEIDVLSFMGGVNIMVPPHWQVTSKVLPFLGGVSNKTTCLADKLGVPRKQVIITGFAFLGGVDIRN is encoded by the coding sequence ATGACAAAAAAACTTGAAGACAAGCTCCAAAAAAAACCGCGAACTTCGAAAAACCTAAGCACGCGTACGCTTATCGGTATGGGGTTTATTGTGTTCGCGGTAATGCTATTTTTCAATAATATTGGATTTAAATTACTGGGTATATTCTTTTCCAATTGGCCGTTCATATTGATTGTGGTGGGTGCGGCAATGATTGTCTATCAAAAACAAACACCCGGAGCAGCCAAAAAACCTTTACCCTATTTTCTGATTGGTGTGGGCGTTCTATTTGCGCTGACAAAATATGGTATTTTTAATTTTAGTATTGGAGCATTAATAGCACCGCTAATTCTACTGGCGGTTGGCTTTCATTTATTACGCCCTGACCACAACAAACAATGTAAGAACTGGTTTGCTAAATCAGATAATTTTACGTTCTGGAAATCCGAGGAAAGCAGCATGGAAGCCGATATGGAAATGGATAATATTCCCGAAGAAAACAAAATAGATGTTTTTACTATATTGGGTGGTGGCGACTATGCTACGCGTAGCCAAACTCTGTCAAAGGGTAGTGTGATTACCGTACTAGGTGGTGCCGAAGTTGATATACGTGAAGCCGACTGCGAGGGCAACACCATCGAAATAGACGTACTGTCTTTTATGGGAGGTGTGAATATAATGGTACCTCCTCATTGGCAGGTAACCTCAAAAGTATTGCCATTTTTGGGTGGTGTTAGCAATAAAACAACTTGTTTAGCCGATAAACTAGGTGTACCTAGAAAACAAGTTATTATCACAGGGTTTGCGTTTCTAGGGGGCGTTGATATCCGCAATTAG
- a CDS encoding DUF4389 domain-containing protein, with product MASRTFNQDQFHQNIKDHSHWIRLAYMLLFAVLLHVAGVVMWVICAVQFVFVLGTGRENENLRSLGKSLASFIHQALEFVSYNTERKPFPFSPWPEGVSELEPIEEAVIVDEPTAEDTHQSKPE from the coding sequence ATGGCAAGCCGAACTTTTAACCAAGACCAATTTCATCAGAACATCAAAGACCACAGCCACTGGATACGTTTGGCGTATATGCTGCTATTTGCGGTTCTATTACATGTGGCTGGCGTGGTGATGTGGGTTATATGTGCCGTACAATTTGTGTTTGTACTCGGCACAGGCCGAGAGAATGAAAATTTGCGTTCGTTGGGTAAATCGCTGGCCAGCTTTATTCATCAGGCGTTGGAGTTTGTCAGTTATAACACCGAGCGCAAGCCTTTCCCCTTCTCTCCATGGCCAGAAGGCGTTAGTGAGCTGGAGCCAATCGAAGAGGCTGTGATTGTTGATGAACCTACAGCCGAAGATACACACCAAAGCAAACCTGAATAG
- a CDS encoding polyphosphate:AMP phosphotransferase, producing the protein MLTLNQPAPPISKSAYKKRVNELRADLLQLQNRVRAQKKPVILVIAGDDRSGRHETINALSSWMDPRFLSVNAYGPSQHEDDTRPFFWRYWRDLPGAGEMAIYLRDWTSTSLVQFLNGEISADKLRKREQYIRNFEKKHTDDGALMIKCWLHIPETVLRERVAEIRDTPYFDVKDELALKNYPVAMDAIQQTLDATSTATNRWYVIDGADSLRRNLEVGEIIKHKLQHWLAHDNPDADIEDNGYPGKRVDINMSPESIEHAPNKKSAKAKLKKLQLKLHKLTFDLRKQDIPVVMVFEGWDAAGKGGAVRRMVAPLDAGFYRIKPIAKPTEDEYAHHYMWRFWRDVPRNGQMTIFDRSWYGRVLVERVEGFATDNEWQRAFKEITDFEEQLTIHNAVVLKFWINISNQEQLRRFKEREVTDYKKYKITEEDYRNRNRWDDYVVAVEDMIERTSTETAPWTVVSTDFKDKARLKVLKTVVDTFKQKLKDLKTH; encoded by the coding sequence ATGCTTACACTCAATCAACCTGCGCCTCCCATTAGCAAATCCGCATACAAAAAGCGCGTAAATGAACTGCGCGCGGACCTACTGCAGCTACAGAACCGCGTAAGAGCGCAGAAAAAACCTGTAATTTTGGTCATCGCCGGTGATGACCGATCCGGTAGGCATGAAACCATAAACGCACTGTCCAGCTGGATGGACCCAAGGTTTCTCAGCGTGAATGCCTACGGACCTAGTCAGCATGAAGATGATACACGGCCATTTTTTTGGCGGTATTGGCGAGATCTACCGGGTGCGGGTGAGATGGCCATTTACCTGCGCGATTGGACAAGTACATCGCTTGTCCAATTTTTGAATGGTGAAATTAGTGCCGATAAACTGCGTAAGCGTGAGCAATACATTCGCAACTTTGAGAAAAAGCACACCGATGACGGCGCGCTAATGATCAAATGCTGGCTTCATATTCCAGAGACGGTATTACGTGAGCGGGTGGCTGAAATTCGAGATACCCCCTACTTCGATGTCAAAGATGAGTTAGCACTGAAAAACTATCCTGTTGCGATGGACGCTATTCAGCAAACTCTGGATGCTACCAGTACGGCTACAAATCGCTGGTATGTGATCGATGGCGCCGATAGCCTTCGACGTAATCTGGAAGTAGGCGAGATAATTAAACATAAACTCCAGCACTGGTTAGCGCACGATAACCCAGATGCTGACATTGAAGATAACGGTTACCCGGGTAAACGCGTCGACATCAATATGTCTCCGGAATCCATTGAGCACGCACCGAATAAAAAGTCCGCGAAAGCAAAACTGAAAAAACTACAGCTCAAATTACACAAACTAACATTTGACCTACGCAAGCAAGATATTCCCGTGGTTATGGTATTTGAAGGTTGGGATGCCGCAGGAAAAGGCGGTGCCGTAAGGCGTATGGTTGCGCCATTAGATGCGGGGTTCTATCGTATAAAACCTATAGCCAAACCGACCGAAGATGAATATGCACACCACTATATGTGGCGATTTTGGCGCGATGTGCCACGTAACGGACAGATGACTATATTTGATCGCAGTTGGTATGGTCGCGTGCTCGTCGAGCGTGTAGAGGGGTTCGCCACAGACAATGAATGGCAGCGAGCCTTCAAGGAAATCACTGACTTTGAAGAACAGCTTACTATCCACAACGCGGTGGTTCTCAAGTTTTGGATAAATATTAGTAATCAGGAACAACTGCGCCGCTTCAAAGAACGCGAAGTAACCGATTATAAAAAATACAAAATAACAGAAGAAGACTACCGTAACCGCAACCGCTGGGACGATTACGTCGTTGCTGTTGAGGATATGATCGAACGTACCAGTACTGAAACGGCACCTTGGACGGTTGTTAGCACCGATTTTAAAGACAAAGCCCGCTTGAAGGTACTTAAAACCGTTGTAGACACGTTTAAACAAAAACTTAAGGATTTGAAAACGCATTAA